The stretch of DNA ATATATTTTTCTATGACAGGGAAGGCGTTTTATTTGAAAAAGATGCTTCAACGACACAAAAATATCAAGATAAAAGTATAAATGCGCTATTTGATAAGTGGAGATATGAAGGCGGACAAGATCTAGAGGCTGCGGAGCAGCTTATGAATCAGGGTATAAGCGGAACAGCAACGGTGATAAAGCAAAGTGACAAAGGTAAAGAAGTGCTTGCATGGACCTTTTTAAATGCAGGAGAGGCACAATATATAATCGGTATAGCAACGCTAGAAACATATATGCTAACGACACTGCGCATACCACAGCATTTTACAAGAATTTATATGTTGGGAACCTTCATAGCGTTAGGTATCGTCGTATTAAGCATCTTGTTCTCAATTTATATCTTTGATGCAGCTAAAAAAGCAAATGGATTTAAAAATGAAATTAAAAATAAAAATCTACAGATCGAAAAGTTTAGTACACAGATTAATGCTATGCAGCAGGTTACCCAAACAGCTAGTATTTACGATCTGGCTTCTGGAGTTTATAACAGGGAATTTTTTGATAATCTTATGACAAAACTTAATATAGAAACATTTTTACCGCTTACTTTTATTAGAATAAGTTTAACTTCTTCATCAGATACAGATGAAAGTGTCTTATCAGAGGAGATATTAAAAGACGTAGCAAAGTTAGTTGGGGAAAAGAGCAGAAAGTCTGATATCGTAGCACGTCTTAATCAAAATGAATTGGTGTTAGTGATGCTCCAAGCGGATAAAGAACTCGCCCAAAAGTTTATTGACGATGTTAAAGAAGCATTTAATTTAAGGGACAATAGGGAAGCTTGCATAAAATTGAGTATGGCGACCCAAAATCAAGAAGATGAAAGTATATGGGAGACCTTAGAAAAAACTATTAATAAAACGTATCAAGAAGAAACATACAAGGAGATGGGACAGTTTTCGGGTTACTCAGCTTAAGCAGAAGCAAAATTAATAAGACGTAGATAAAAGATTCAGAATAGAAGGGGGATATTATGAATAGTATTAGAAGGCGCATAAGTTTGCATAATCCTCTTATAAAATACTTTATTTACTCAGTTTTAGCAGCGGTTATTGATGGTGGTTTGGTATGGCTTCTAATCAGCTATTTTGACGTCAGCTTAGTTTATGCCAATACAACAGGAGTAATTTTGGGCTTTTTTATACATTATGTATTAGCATCAAAGTCTATTTTTAATGCGGCTTATGGCCTCTTAGGTTTCTTAATTTATATAGGTACCTTCGTAGTAGGTTTGTTTTTGGCAGGCGGGCTCATCAGTCTATGCTATCAGTATGTATTTTATTTTTTATCCAGGGAACTTAATTTCTTATTTAGTAAGGGGGTCTCTTTAATCGTTCCATTTTTTGTTTTGTATTTTATGAGAAAATATCTTTATCATCTTGTGGAAAAAACGGCTAAGCATAAAGGAGATGTAGCACTTTGAAGTAT from Cellulosilyticum sp. I15G10I2 encodes:
- a CDS encoding diguanylate cyclase, whose product is MRNNKEEKYLFKIFSICSVVTLLIIVLGTLLVYQMNDHKNTLVEVFANEQQMEVTRLAEEAEQLLADAVAEDKNTFKIAETKVIDEIIKTQVNSHNQYIFFYDREGVLFEKDASTTQKYQDKSINALFDKWRYEGGQDLEAAEQLMNQGISGTATVIKQSDKGKEVLAWTFLNAGEAQYIIGIATLETYMLTTLRIPQHFTRIYMLGTFIALGIVVLSILFSIYIFDAAKKANGFKNEIKNKNLQIEKFSTQINAMQQVTQTASIYDLASGVYNREFFDNLMTKLNIETFLPLTFIRISLTSSSDTDESVLSEEILKDVAKLVGEKSRKSDIVARLNQNELVLVMLQADKELAQKFIDDVKEAFNLRDNREACIKLSMATQNQEDESIWETLEKTINKTYQEETYKEMGQFSGYSA
- a CDS encoding GtrA family protein, whose translation is MNSIRRRISLHNPLIKYFIYSVLAAVIDGGLVWLLISYFDVSLVYANTTGVILGFFIHYVLASKSIFNAAYGLLGFLIYIGTFVVGLFLAGGLISLCYQYVFYFLSRELNFLFSKGVSLIVPFFVLYFMRKYLYHLVEKTAKHKGDVAL